A part of Gemmatimonadota bacterium genomic DNA contains:
- a CDS encoding DUF4837 family protein, with translation MMGEWIDTIARLSVFYLLNGIWMGVLAAMIVAVLSHLRVPASLLHRLLWVAVIGVMIMPLFLVTPAPYEAADKPNATIPPTRVPDTNPASETSQPQIATPVKTRSILSTSSWPIVVWILWLVVASAMLGRIALGYCQMMRLKRSGKWAGKDLQARFERCKRRWIGSVDVGLRISDAVASPSVLGIFRQIVLIPQHLIPQLSAPELEQILKHEIAHVQRRDARGILVQRLVEVFLWCNPGIWWLSRQLSLTREMACDDYAANRGHNARDYAICLTRLTEMIGRVRPIGLGIINRHPNLVKRFEYLLNQRRPSLSHSAIWLAIFLFVCVIAVKIGPLIDVPGRAEAHLKISRWSKPLADVLIGNPLPRGIGLTSKIVIVADGATREKLKPVLEDLLLDPVLTPQPEYVFDLVYVSPETFRDFRAYRNLILVSSASGILATDLQPLFTGRSKNETVIHRDVWASDQIVVVVKAANEQGVAEQVALNGDRIVSAIDASMSKWLETILYHAGDNTEHSEALSRQYGWRMRVPVGYEVMDEYASENFVALARQVDRRQLWLWVYWENGVHPDQLTPDWCLQKWDDVSSRFYGGDQTSSGEVNIYQTEFLGKLAVCLEGLWENTRAWQGGPFKSYALFDIAQNRFFLINMGIYAPNRTKALQMRQLDVLAHTFCIEDLRKEG, from the coding sequence ATGATGGGCGAATGGATTGATACCATTGCCCGACTCAGCGTGTTTTATCTGCTGAATGGGATCTGGATGGGGGTTTTGGCTGCAATGATCGTGGCGGTCCTATCGCATTTGCGCGTGCCTGCGTCTTTGTTGCACCGCCTGTTGTGGGTCGCCGTGATTGGTGTGATGATTATGCCTCTGTTTCTCGTCACACCTGCACCATACGAGGCCGCAGATAAACCGAACGCAACAATTCCCCCAACCAGAGTTCCGGATACCAATCCCGCCAGTGAGACATCACAACCACAAATTGCAACGCCTGTGAAAACCCGGTCAATCCTCAGCACATCTTCCTGGCCAATTGTCGTCTGGATTTTATGGCTGGTCGTCGCCAGTGCAATGCTCGGGCGCATTGCACTGGGATATTGCCAGATGATGCGGTTGAAGCGATCTGGAAAGTGGGCGGGAAAAGATCTTCAGGCCCGGTTTGAGCGGTGCAAACGCAGATGGATTGGCTCAGTAGATGTTGGTTTGCGAATTTCAGATGCTGTTGCCAGCCCCTCAGTGCTGGGTATATTTCGCCAGATCGTACTCATACCGCAACATCTCATACCGCAACTCTCAGCACCTGAACTGGAGCAAATTCTCAAGCATGAAATCGCGCATGTTCAACGCAGAGATGCCCGGGGCATTCTGGTGCAGCGCCTCGTAGAAGTTTTTTTATGGTGCAATCCCGGCATCTGGTGGCTGAGTCGGCAACTGTCACTAACGCGAGAAATGGCCTGCGATGATTACGCCGCGAATCGCGGTCACAATGCACGTGATTATGCGATCTGTCTGACGCGCCTGACAGAAATGATTGGCAGGGTGCGCCCAATAGGATTGGGCATTATAAATCGCCATCCAAATCTGGTAAAGCGCTTTGAATATCTGCTCAATCAGCGCCGGCCATCGCTGTCGCACAGTGCCATCTGGCTCGCGATATTTCTATTTGTCTGTGTCATTGCTGTAAAAATTGGACCCCTCATCGACGTGCCCGGTAGAGCCGAAGCCCATCTGAAAATTTCCCGGTGGAGCAAACCGCTGGCAGATGTGCTTATCGGCAATCCATTGCCCCGGGGCATTGGGCTAACCAGTAAAATTGTGATTGTGGCCGATGGCGCAACCCGAGAAAAATTAAAACCAGTACTGGAAGATTTACTGTTAGACCCGGTATTGACGCCGCAACCCGAGTACGTATTTGATCTCGTATATGTTTCTCCTGAAACGTTTCGGGATTTTCGGGCTTACCGCAATTTGATCCTTGTTTCATCTGCAAGTGGTATTCTGGCGACGGACTTACAGCCACTGTTTACCGGGCGATCCAAAAATGAAACAGTAATTCACCGCGATGTGTGGGCATCTGATCAGATAGTCGTGGTCGTCAAAGCTGCGAATGAGCAAGGCGTGGCTGAGCAAGTCGCGCTCAATGGCGACCGCATCGTATCGGCGATTGATGCCTCTATGTCGAAATGGCTCGAAACCATTCTGTATCACGCGGGAGACAATACCGAGCACTCTGAAGCTCTATCACGGCAATATGGCTGGCGCATGCGGGTGCCGGTGGGCTATGAAGTAATGGATGAGTATGCAAGTGAGAACTTTGTGGCACTGGCACGTCAGGTAGATCGACGACAATTGTGGCTATGGGTATATTGGGAAAATGGAGTACATCCCGATCAATTGACGCCAGATTGGTGTTTGCAAAAGTGGGACGACGTATCGAGCCGTTTTTATGGCGGCGATCAAACATCGTCTGGGGAGGTGAATATCTACCAGACAGAGTTTCTGGGAAAATTGGCCGTCTGCCTGGAAGGACTGTGGGAAAATACACGCGCGTGGCAAGGTGGACCGTTTAAGAGTTATGCACTCTTTGATATCGCTCAGAATCGCTTCTTTTTAATCAACATGGGGATTTATGCACCTAACCGCACAAAGGCGCTTCAGATGCGACAGCTCGACGTACTGGCTCACACCTTTTGCATTGAAGATTTGCGAAAGGAGGGATAG
- a CDS encoding BlaI/MecI/CopY family transcriptional regulator — protein MGRRRSPTLTDAELRLMQVIWDRGSATVSDVVNTLAGRESPAYSTVLTILRILEQKGYLRHEKEGRAFVYYPIVGREDAQRSAIQYLMSRFFDNSPETLVLNLVENEELDAQDLARIHKMIQKAEENET, from the coding sequence ATGGGCAGACGAAGATCCCCTACTCTGACAGATGCCGAACTGAGATTGATGCAGGTGATTTGGGATCGCGGCTCGGCTACAGTGAGCGACGTTGTCAATACACTCGCTGGACGTGAATCTCCGGCGTATAGCACAGTATTGACAATATTGCGCATTCTGGAACAGAAAGGGTATTTGCGGCATGAAAAAGAAGGCAGGGCATTTGTATATTATCCAATCGTGGGGCGAGAGGATGCACAACGAAGCGCCATTCAGTATCTGATGAGTCGTTTTTTCGACAACTCGCCAGAAACTCTGGTACTCAATCTGGTGGAAAATGAAGAACTCGATGCACAGGACCTCGCCCGCATTCACAAAATGATTCAGAAAGCAGAGGAGAATGAAACATGA
- a CDS encoding Gfo/Idh/MocA family oxidoreductase translates to MVGFGVIGLGMGRNRARLIKETPGADLKVVCDLHGDLAEEVAQELETDCVINMEHVFARDDVDVVMVMTPSGKHAQVGIEAAKAGKHVITTKPMDVSTEACDRLIAACEAAGVLCGVDYQSRYVDGNVKIATAIREGWLGKMILGEVRFKWFRNDEYFRHDDGWRGTWAMDGGGSLANQGAHLLDVLSWFMGDPVSVYGEIDIVNHEIETEDIGLAILNFENGAKGTILGTTTFPQSVYFSAEVHGTEGGILLHDVLNGEMTVYGTGLQEKLDSVENNVHSIVEDVVNALTKGTPLSVDGREGRRTVALLEAVYQSAREGKPLKFK, encoded by the coding sequence ATGGTCGGATTTGGCGTTATTGGCCTGGGCATGGGGCGCAACAGAGCGCGGTTGATTAAAGAAACACCCGGTGCAGATTTGAAGGTCGTGTGTGACCTGCACGGCGATCTGGCCGAGGAAGTGGCGCAGGAATTGGAGACAGATTGCGTTATAAATATGGAACACGTGTTTGCGCGAGATGATGTGGATGTCGTGATGGTGATGACGCCGAGCGGCAAACATGCCCAGGTTGGAATTGAAGCGGCAAAAGCGGGCAAGCATGTGATAACCACCAAACCCATGGATGTGAGTACCGAAGCGTGTGATCGGCTCATTGCCGCTTGTGAAGCTGCCGGCGTGTTGTGCGGTGTGGATTATCAAAGCCGATACGTGGATGGCAATGTCAAGATAGCAACCGCGATTCGGGAAGGCTGGCTGGGCAAGATGATTTTGGGTGAAGTGCGTTTTAAGTGGTTCCGCAATGACGAATATTTTCGCCACGACGATGGTTGGCGCGGAACGTGGGCTATGGACGGGGGGGGCTCATTGGCCAATCAAGGCGCGCATCTGCTCGACGTATTGAGCTGGTTTATGGGCGACCCGGTTTCCGTGTACGGCGAAATCGACATTGTAAATCACGAGATTGAGACCGAAGACATCGGGCTGGCAATCCTCAATTTTGAGAACGGGGCAAAAGGCACAATCCTGGGCACCACGACCTTTCCCCAGAGTGTGTATTTCAGCGCCGAAGTACACGGAACAGAAGGCGGTATTTTGCTACACGACGTTTTAAATGGCGAAATGACAGTTTACGGCACAGGGCTTCAGGAAAAACTCGACAGCGTCGAAAATAACGTCCACAGCATTGTCGAAGACGTGGTAAATGCTCTGACTAAAGGAACACCCCTATCCGTAGATGGACGCGAAGGCCGCCGCACCGTAGCACTCCTCGAAGCGGTCTATCAATCCGCCCGCGAAGGCAAGCCCTTGAAGTTCAAGTGA
- a CDS encoding phytanoyl-CoA dioxygenase family protein: MGCLTAEQIAQFKEEGYLVVEGVLDPKTVLDPVIEEYTEVLDTLVRDLYEREEISSLFEDLDFAERFIAVCIETGDVHKQYFDFSLPFQNVTPDTPFWTGQAVLNAFTAESLLDCVESLIGPEIYSNPVQHVRIKPPEHILPKNQFGNPILGETIWHQDQGVVVPEADETNMLTVWFALEDVDIEQGPLKVVPSSHKHGLLTHCPSYFGNGPKTAGGRQIPESLFEAERMIPLPVKRGDVIFLPKCTVHGSLPNLSDKIRWSFDLRYNPIGQTTGREAFPGFVARSRKHPERELRDAKVWTQMWLDTRKAMSKINRDGQTDVPFGRWTEGHPDCA; the protein is encoded by the coding sequence ATGGGTTGCCTAACTGCCGAGCAGATTGCACAGTTTAAAGAAGAAGGCTATCTGGTGGTGGAGGGCGTGTTGGATCCAAAAACTGTGCTGGATCCTGTAATTGAAGAGTACACAGAAGTACTCGACACATTAGTGCGCGATCTTTACGAACGAGAAGAAATTTCTTCCTTGTTCGAAGACCTCGATTTTGCCGAGCGATTCATCGCGGTCTGTATTGAAACGGGTGATGTACACAAACAATATTTCGATTTTTCGCTACCATTTCAAAATGTGACGCCCGACACACCTTTCTGGACGGGACAGGCTGTTCTCAATGCCTTCACCGCTGAATCCCTGCTCGATTGTGTAGAATCGCTCATCGGACCAGAAATCTACTCGAATCCCGTACAACATGTGCGGATTAAACCACCCGAGCATATTTTGCCCAAAAACCAGTTTGGAAATCCGATTTTGGGAGAAACGATCTGGCACCAGGATCAGGGCGTGGTTGTACCAGAAGCAGATGAGACAAATATGTTGACCGTGTGGTTTGCACTCGAAGACGTCGATATTGAACAAGGTCCTCTAAAAGTCGTGCCCAGCAGCCACAAACACGGACTTTTGACGCACTGTCCATCGTACTTTGGGAACGGACCCAAAACAGCGGGCGGGCGGCAAATACCCGAATCGCTATTTGAAGCCGAACGCATGATACCGCTACCGGTCAAACGGGGAGATGTCATTTTTCTTCCCAAGTGCACAGTACACGGATCGCTACCCAATCTGAGCGATAAAATCCGCTGGAGCTTTGATCTGCGTTATAATCCCATCGGTCAAACGACTGGACGCGAGGCATTTCCGGGCTTTGTCGCGCGCAGCCGCAAACATCCAGAGCGCGAATTGAGAGATGCAAAAGTGTGGACCCAAATGTGGTTGGACACTCGAAAGGCGATGTCGAAAATCAATCGGGACGGACAGACCGATGTCCCCTTCGGGCGGTGGACGGAAGGCCATCCCGATTGTGCATAA
- a CDS encoding diacylglycerol kinase family lipid kinase, which yields MSVQFSRVLFIANPHAGVNRNIRSRVIDACEKAGMDFALEVTQYAGHATELAASASEMGFDLVVAIGGDGTINEVGRALLGTEIPLGVVPAGSGNAFARALNLSFDPTKACRAFIQPEIRKLDVGRVGNALFFSTAGIGLDAEVAHRYASRTGRRGFLPYMVLTALSILSYRPQTLRLRLDSNSEIERTPLFVAIANIPDFGGGATIAPQARPDDGLLDVCVFTHPGWIRLILNTYRLFNGTFDRMPGVEIFQAKKIHITREKSDWFQFDGEVEKGSKELVFEIMPDVLTLILPKNPQQNNSAWGSEIDLQ from the coding sequence ATGAGTGTGCAATTTTCCCGCGTACTCTTTATTGCGAATCCGCATGCAGGAGTAAACCGCAATATTCGATCTCGCGTAATTGACGCGTGTGAGAAAGCGGGGATGGATTTCGCCCTTGAAGTGACGCAGTACGCGGGGCACGCTACAGAACTGGCGGCAAGCGCATCCGAAATGGGATTCGATCTGGTGGTCGCCATTGGAGGCGATGGCACCATTAACGAAGTCGGACGCGCGCTACTCGGCACAGAAATACCCCTGGGAGTAGTGCCCGCTGGATCGGGCAATGCATTTGCGCGTGCGTTAAATTTATCTTTTGACCCGACAAAAGCCTGTCGCGCCTTTATTCAGCCAGAAATTCGAAAACTCGATGTGGGGCGCGTGGGCAATGCCCTGTTTTTTTCTACCGCGGGCATTGGCTTAGATGCAGAGGTCGCCCATCGGTATGCAAGTCGGACGGGGCGCCGCGGATTCTTGCCCTATATGGTGCTCACCGCGCTGTCAATTCTCTCATATCGCCCTCAGACATTGCGATTGAGATTGGATTCTAACAGCGAAATTGAGCGCACGCCTTTGTTCGTTGCCATAGCCAACATACCGGACTTTGGAGGCGGCGCAACCATAGCCCCTCAAGCCCGGCCAGATGATGGACTTCTCGATGTGTGCGTATTTACACATCCGGGGTGGATTCGCCTGATATTGAATACCTATCGACTTTTTAATGGCACTTTTGATCGAATGCCCGGCGTCGAGATATTTCAGGCGAAAAAAATCCATATCACCCGCGAAAAAAGCGATTGGTTTCAATTTGATGGCGAAGTTGAAAAAGGCTCAAAAGAACTGGTATTTGAAATTATGCCCGATGTGCTAACGCTGATTTTACCGAAAAATCCGCAGCAGAACAATAGCGCCTGGGGCTCCGAGATTGATTTGCAGTAA
- a CDS encoding nucleoside monophosphate kinase, translated as MYDTVLLFGPPGAGKGTWGNVLKQIPGLYHFSSGDMLRALDVDSQPGEMALASIRKGELVPDEFVVALWRERMQRLTDFGDFKPDEQTLILDGLPRTLAQAQMADEDLNVKLIMVLDCPDRNVLIKRLFGRALVAYRIDDANEQIIRKRFDVYDRQTIAVLEHYPKEIVQQIDVSQPSPKILRDIGQTLVDFLHT; from the coding sequence ATGTATGATACTGTCTTATTATTTGGCCCCCCCGGTGCTGGCAAGGGCACCTGGGGAAATGTGTTAAAACAAATTCCAGGATTGTACCATTTTTCAAGTGGCGATATGCTCAGGGCATTGGACGTCGATAGCCAGCCTGGAGAAATGGCTCTGGCGAGTATTCGCAAAGGCGAGTTGGTACCCGATGAATTTGTCGTAGCCCTATGGCGAGAACGCATGCAGCGCCTGACTGATTTTGGCGATTTCAAGCCCGACGAGCAGACATTGATTTTAGATGGCCTACCGCGCACACTCGCCCAGGCTCAAATGGCCGATGAAGACTTGAATGTAAAGTTGATCATGGTATTGGATTGTCCAGATCGCAATGTACTGATTAAACGCCTCTTTGGACGCGCGCTCGTCGCATACCGCATCGATGACGCAAATGAACAAATTATTCGCAAAAGATTCGATGTGTACGACCGCCAGACAATTGCTGTATTGGAACATTATCCCAAAGAAATCGTGCAACAAATCGATGTATCACAACCTTCGCCAAAAATTTTGAGAGATATCGGTCAGACCCTGGTCGATTTTTTACATACATGA
- a CDS encoding DUF1854 domain-containing protein — translation MNLDPAAVSLKKNGNKIEALIQGETTFVDRLARAFPHSNPDQFVSLMDELGHEIGIIENPKKLDTESRNLLEAELKAIYFVPTISAITSVVPKGTGSQWTVDTDDGEYTFRILGRDALKGDEPPAIEITDENGKRYRIDNYWDLDAESRDLTSDLLPDKVVKARYYTRSLSSGSRSGKSRGSSSRGGSSSGGSSGMGGSIGIR, via the coding sequence ATGAACCTCGATCCCGCTGCTGTCTCGCTGAAAAAAAACGGCAATAAAATCGAAGCTCTTATCCAGGGAGAAACTACGTTTGTCGATCGCCTTGCCCGCGCGTTTCCCCACAGCAATCCCGATCAATTTGTCAGTTTGATGGATGAATTGGGACACGAAATTGGCATTATTGAAAATCCCAAAAAACTCGACACTGAGTCGCGCAATTTGCTCGAAGCCGAACTCAAAGCCATCTACTTTGTCCCGACCATCAGTGCCATAACTTCCGTCGTACCCAAAGGCACGGGCAGTCAGTGGACGGTTGATACCGACGATGGCGAATATACTTTCCGCATTCTGGGCCGAGACGCGCTCAAGGGCGATGAACCGCCTGCAATTGAAATCACAGATGAAAATGGCAAGCGATACAGAATTGATAATTACTGGGATCTCGATGCGGAAAGCCGAGATCTGACCTCTGACCTATTGCCCGATAAAGTTGTCAAGGCGCGCTATTACACCCGCTCCCTCAGTTCGGGTAGTAGAAGTGGCAAAAGTAGAGGTTCGAGCAGTCGCGGTGGTAGTAGTAGTGGCGGTAGTAGCGGCATGGGCGGATCGATTGGCATACGGTGA